A region from the Rubricoccus marinus genome encodes:
- a CDS encoding LexA family protein, with protein sequence MPFHFDTSSGDGAASGISGDGASAPIATPGELVITAYVPASEVGPGPPLPLVLSRVSAGFPSPADDYVEGHLDLHELTGALSPSCYWMRADGESMTGAGILSGDLLLVDRAVEPASGDVVVAAVDGELTVKRFLRQGKRTALLAANPAYPSIELREGQDLVVWGVVTYVLHDARRGR encoded by the coding sequence ATGCCCTTCCACTTCGACACATCCTCGGGCGACGGCGCCGCTTCCGGCATCTCTGGCGACGGCGCGTCGGCGCCGATCGCGACGCCCGGCGAGCTGGTGATCACGGCCTACGTCCCGGCGAGCGAGGTCGGGCCGGGACCGCCGTTGCCGCTCGTGCTCTCGCGCGTCTCGGCGGGCTTCCCCTCCCCTGCCGACGACTACGTGGAGGGGCACTTGGACCTCCACGAACTGACCGGCGCGCTCTCGCCGTCGTGCTACTGGATGCGGGCCGATGGGGAGTCGATGACGGGCGCGGGGATCCTCTCGGGCGACCTGCTGCTGGTGGACCGGGCGGTCGAGCCGGCCTCTGGCGATGTCGTCGTGGCGGCCGTCGACGGGGAGCTGACCGTCAAGCGGTTCCTGCGGCAGGGGAAGCGGACGGCGCTGCTCGCGGCGAACCCGGCGTACCCGTCGATCGAGCTGCGCGAGGGGCAGGACCTGGTGGTGTGGGGCGTGGTGACGTACGTGCTGCACGACGCGCGGCGGGGCCGGTGA
- a CDS encoding Y-family DNA polymerase, whose translation MSGPVGSGEWPVAEGAPLPCPLGSDEAARAPGASGVRASGVRASGEGRPRRLFALVDCSAFYCSCERVFDPSLEGVPVAVLSNNDGCIIARSQEVKDLGIPMGAPFFKHRRELATQGVRVFSSNYTLYGDMSRRVMACLETFTPDVEVYSVDEAFLSVPIPGRGPGQALDGTPEAVCAEMERRAREIRARVLRWTGIPVRVSWAETKTLAKAASEWAKVRLARGEEPCVCLWGHPERERWLRSMPVGDVWGVGRRWALSLEALGATTALGLAALPDGLLRSRFNVVLLRTAMELRGVSCLPLEDAPVARQTLVKSRSFGEPTGDLAAISQAVATHAARAAEKLRAEGLVAGRISAFVTTKRFGAGPHRSGSGDEVLAEATADSAALVGAARRCLERAHAGCDARGVPYRYRKAGVMLAEIRPVGTEQRGLFPAPGGRPASGGRRAITDGDTAAGRQRRQALMEALDAANRKYGKRAVVVASQGAPEALRRAREASGAPAWEMRRERMSPRYTTRWEEVAVVRA comes from the coding sequence GTGAGCGGGCCAGTGGGGAGTGGGGAGTGGCCAGTAGCAGAAGGGGCGCCCCTCCCCTGCCCTCTGGGCTCGGACGAGGCTGCGCGAGCGCCAGGGGCCTCTGGCGTCCGGGCCTCTGGCGTCCGGGCCTCTGGCGAGGGGCGGCCGCGGCGGCTGTTCGCGCTCGTGGACTGCTCGGCGTTCTACTGCTCGTGCGAGCGGGTCTTCGACCCGTCGCTGGAGGGCGTGCCCGTGGCCGTGCTCTCCAACAACGACGGCTGCATCATCGCACGCTCGCAGGAGGTGAAGGACCTCGGCATCCCGATGGGCGCGCCGTTTTTCAAGCACAGGCGCGAGCTGGCGACGCAGGGCGTGCGGGTGTTCTCGTCCAACTACACCTTGTACGGCGACATGAGCCGCCGGGTGATGGCGTGCCTGGAGACGTTCACGCCGGACGTGGAGGTGTACAGCGTGGACGAGGCATTTCTGAGCGTGCCGATCCCGGGTCGGGGTCCGGGACAGGCTCTCGACGGGACGCCAGAGGCGGTCTGCGCGGAGATGGAGCGGCGGGCGCGCGAGATCCGGGCGCGGGTGCTGCGGTGGACGGGGATCCCGGTGCGGGTCTCGTGGGCGGAGACGAAGACGCTCGCCAAGGCGGCGAGCGAGTGGGCGAAGGTGCGGCTCGCCAGAGGCGAGGAGCCGTGCGTGTGCCTGTGGGGGCACCCGGAGCGCGAGCGCTGGTTGCGGTCGATGCCGGTCGGCGACGTGTGGGGCGTGGGGCGCCGGTGGGCTTTGAGCCTGGAGGCGCTGGGCGCGACGACAGCGCTGGGGCTCGCGGCGCTGCCCGACGGCCTCTTGCGGAGCCGGTTCAACGTGGTGCTACTCCGGACAGCGATGGAGCTCAGGGGCGTGTCGTGTCTGCCCTTGGAGGACGCGCCGGTGGCGCGGCAGACGCTTGTCAAATCGCGCAGCTTTGGCGAGCCGACGGGCGACTTGGCGGCGATCTCCCAGGCCGTGGCGACGCACGCGGCGCGGGCGGCGGAGAAGCTGCGGGCGGAGGGGCTCGTCGCGGGTCGGATCTCGGCGTTCGTGACGACGAAGCGGTTCGGGGCGGGGCCGCATCGGTCGGGCAGCGGGGACGAGGTGCTGGCCGAGGCGACGGCGGACTCGGCGGCGCTGGTCGGGGCGGCAAGGCGGTGTCTGGAGCGGGCGCATGCCGGGTGCGACGCCAGAGGCGTGCCCTACCGCTACCGGAAAGCGGGCGTGATGCTGGCGGAGATCCGGCCGGTGGGGACGGAGCAGCGGGGGCTGTTCCCGGCCCCTGGCGGCCGGCCGGCCTCTGGCGGCCGGCGCGCGATCACGGACGGCGACACGGCGGCGGGCCGCCAGAGGCGTCAGGCGCTGATGGAGGCGCTGGACGCGGCGAACCGGAAGTACGGGAAGCGGGCGGTCGTGGTGGCGAGCCAGGGGGCGCCAGAGGCGCTCCGGCGGGCGCGGGAGGCCTCTGGCGCGCCGGCGTGGGAGATGCGTCGGGAGCGGATGAGCCCGCGGTACACGACGCGGTGGGAGGAGGTGGCGGTTGTCCGAGCGTAG